Proteins co-encoded in one Gossypium arboreum isolate Shixiya-1 chromosome 11, ASM2569848v2, whole genome shotgun sequence genomic window:
- the LOC108473283 gene encoding pentatricopeptide repeat-containing protein At4g02750-like isoform X2, with translation MKQNLKVIGEHTNHIFKQNTQITQLGKSGQIHEAVKLFSEMTRKNTVTYNSMISAFNKNGKINDARHLFDNMPRRNLVSWNTMIAGYLHSDRIDEAYRLFVKMPKRDRFSWTLMISYFTRKGELEKARELFDLFPHKRDVAFWNVMIRGYGEKGRIVEARRLFDEMPLRVVVSWNLMLSCYTRNGEMRLGREFFEGMALRDVVSWNLMVDGFIEVGDLDSAWEYFEKTPHPNVVSWVTMLCGLARSGKILEARRLFDQMQNKNVVSWNAMISAYVKDYQIEEAARLFSDMPNRDSFSWTTMIDGYVHVGQLDKARELLNQMPYKDIAAQTAMLSGYIKNKRMDEACQVFNEIAARDVVCWNTMIAGYSQMGRMDKALNLFKEMKDKDLVTWNTLIIGYAQIREMEEAVKIFNGMKIKNVVSWNSLITGFLQNGLSMDALTTFKLMAHEGITPDHSTFACSLSACANLAASQVGKQMHNKVLKSGHLNDLFVGNALITMYAKCGCILCAQLIFDDLDEVDVISWNSLITGYALNGYGKQAVQLFQQMVSKGRAGMLSEAFEVVRGLKIRANAGIWGALLVACKARGNLKLGKIAAEQLSEFEPRKTSNFVLLANMQADAGSWDEVENTRLSMKYTEAEKQPGCSWIEVGHQLHCFQSNMPMQPETAEVYSNLKTLTSQISNLDCVSNLIVSA, from the exons ATGAAACAAAACTTGAAAGTAATCGGTGAACACACCAATCATATCTTCAAGCAAAACACCCAGATTACCCAGTTGGGAAAATCTGGTCAAATCCATGAAGCCGTCAAACTTTTCTCCGAAATGACCCGTAAGAACACTGTAACATACAACTCCATGATTTCTGCCTTCAATAAAAACGGCAAAATCAACGATGCACGTCACCTGTTCGACAACATGCCCCGTAGAAACCTAGTTTCTTGGAACACAATGATTGCAGGGTATTTACACTCCGATAGAATTGATGAAGCTTATCGACTGTTCGTTAAAATGCCTAAAAGAGACAGATTCTCTTGGACTCTGATGATATCTTATTTTACACGTAAAGGGGAGCTTGAAAAGGCTAGAGAACTGTTTGACTTATTTCCTCACAAGCGTGATGTGGCTTTTTGGAACGTTATGATTCGAGGGTATGGTGAGAAAGGAAGGATTGTTGAAGCTAGGAGATTGTTCGACGAAATGCCACTTAGGGTTGTTGTTTCgtggaatttgatgttatcctgtTATACCCGGAATGGCGAAATGCGTTTGGGGAGGGAGTTTTTTGAAGGAATGGCGCTAAGGGATGTTGTTTCATGGAATTTGATGGTCGATGGGTTTATTGAGGTTGGTGATTTGGATTCTGCTTGGGAGTATTTTGAGAAGACTCCCCATCCGAATGTTGTTTCTTGGGTTACAATGTTATGTGGGCTTGCACGAAGTGGTAAGATATTGGAGGCAAGGAGATTATTTGATCAGATGCAGAATAAGAATGTTGTTTCTTGGAATGCTATGATTAGTGCTTATGTGAAGGATTACCAAATTGAGGAGGCTGCCAGGTTGTTCAGTGACATGCCAAACAGGGATTCGTTTTCATGGACCACAATGATTGATGGTTATGTTCATGTTGGCCAGCTTGATAAGGCAAGGGAATTACTGAATCAAATGCCTTACAAGGATATTGCAGCGCAAACTGCAATGCTTTCTGGATACATTAAGAATAAAAGAATGGATGAAGCTTGTCAGGTTTTTAATGAGATAGCTGCTAGAGATGTTGTTTGTTGGAACACAATGATTGCAGGGTATTCACAGATGGGAAGAATGGATAAGGCTCTCAATCTATTCAAGGAGATGAAAGATAAAGATTTAGTCACTTGGAACACCTTGATCATTGGTTATGCTCAAATCAGAGAAATGGAAGAAGCGGTTAAGATATTCAATGGAATGAAGATAAAGAATGTAGTCTCTTGGAATTCATTGATAACAGGTTTCTTGCAGAATGGCTTATCAATGGATGCATTGACTACTTTCAAACTGATGGCTCATGAAGGAATAACACCTGATCATTCAACTTTTGCATGTAGTCTAAGTGCATGTGCCAATCTCGCAGCTTCGCAAGTTGGAAAGCAGATGCACAATAAGGTTTTGAAGAGTGGTCATTTAAATGATCTGTTTGTAGGGAATGCGTTGATCACCATGTATGCTAAATGTGGATGCATCTTGTGTGCTCAACTCATATTCGATGATCTTGATGAAGTTGATGTTATTTCTTGGAATTCTCTGATTACTGGGTATGCGTTAAATGGCTATGGAAAACAAGCCGTTCAACTCTTCCAACAAATGGTGTCAAAAG GCCGTGCTGGGATGTTATCTGAAGCCTTTGAAGTGGTGAGGGGATTGAAGATCAGGGCAAATGCCGGAATATGGGGTGCATTGTTGGTTGCTTGCAAGGCTCGTGGGAATTTGAAGCTTGGTAAGATTGCTGCAGAGCAGCTTTCAGAATTTGAACCTCGTAAAACATCAAACTTTGTGTTGTTGGCAAACATGCAAGCTGATGCTGGTAGTTGGGATGAGGTCGAAAACACAAGGCTATCAATGAAATACACTGAAGCGGAGAAGCAACCAGGGTGCAGCTGGATTGAAGTTGGACATCAGTTACATTGCTTCCAGTCCAATATGCCAATGCAGCCGGAGACTGCAGAGGTTTACAGCAACTTAAAAACTTTAACCTCACAGATAAGTAACCTAGATTGCGTTTCTAACTTAATCGTCTCTGCTTGA
- the LOC108473283 gene encoding pentatricopeptide repeat-containing protein At4g02750-like isoform X1 — MKQNLKVIGEHTNHIFKQNTQITQLGKSGQIHEAVKLFSEMTRKNTVTYNSMISAFNKNGKINDARHLFDNMPRRNLVSWNTMIAGYLHSDRIDEAYRLFVKMPKRDRFSWTLMISYFTRKGELEKARELFDLFPHKRDVAFWNVMIRGYGEKGRIVEARRLFDEMPLRVVVSWNLMLSCYTRNGEMRLGREFFEGMALRDVVSWNLMVDGFIEVGDLDSAWEYFEKTPHPNVVSWVTMLCGLARSGKILEARRLFDQMQNKNVVSWNAMISAYVKDYQIEEAARLFSDMPNRDSFSWTTMIDGYVHVGQLDKARELLNQMPYKDIAAQTAMLSGYIKNKRMDEACQVFNEIAARDVVCWNTMIAGYSQMGRMDKALNLFKEMKDKDLVTWNTLIIGYAQIREMEEAVKIFNGMKIKNVVSWNSLITGFLQNGLSMDALTTFKLMAHEGITPDHSTFACSLSACANLAASQVGKQMHNKVLKSGHLNDLFVGNALITMYAKCGCILCAQLIFDDLDEVDVISWNSLITGYALNGYGKQAVQLFQQMVSKGVQPDHITFIGVLSGCSHIGLVDQGLKLFKHMTEIYSMEPLVEHYACIVDMLGRAGMLSEAFEVVRGLKIRANAGIWGALLVACKARGNLKLGKIAAEQLSEFEPRKTSNFVLLANMQADAGSWDEVENTRLSMKYTEAEKQPGCSWIEVGHQLHCFQSNMPMQPETAEVYSNLKTLTSQISNLDCVSNLIVSA, encoded by the coding sequence ATGAAACAAAACTTGAAAGTAATCGGTGAACACACCAATCATATCTTCAAGCAAAACACCCAGATTACCCAGTTGGGAAAATCTGGTCAAATCCATGAAGCCGTCAAACTTTTCTCCGAAATGACCCGTAAGAACACTGTAACATACAACTCCATGATTTCTGCCTTCAATAAAAACGGCAAAATCAACGATGCACGTCACCTGTTCGACAACATGCCCCGTAGAAACCTAGTTTCTTGGAACACAATGATTGCAGGGTATTTACACTCCGATAGAATTGATGAAGCTTATCGACTGTTCGTTAAAATGCCTAAAAGAGACAGATTCTCTTGGACTCTGATGATATCTTATTTTACACGTAAAGGGGAGCTTGAAAAGGCTAGAGAACTGTTTGACTTATTTCCTCACAAGCGTGATGTGGCTTTTTGGAACGTTATGATTCGAGGGTATGGTGAGAAAGGAAGGATTGTTGAAGCTAGGAGATTGTTCGACGAAATGCCACTTAGGGTTGTTGTTTCgtggaatttgatgttatcctgtTATACCCGGAATGGCGAAATGCGTTTGGGGAGGGAGTTTTTTGAAGGAATGGCGCTAAGGGATGTTGTTTCATGGAATTTGATGGTCGATGGGTTTATTGAGGTTGGTGATTTGGATTCTGCTTGGGAGTATTTTGAGAAGACTCCCCATCCGAATGTTGTTTCTTGGGTTACAATGTTATGTGGGCTTGCACGAAGTGGTAAGATATTGGAGGCAAGGAGATTATTTGATCAGATGCAGAATAAGAATGTTGTTTCTTGGAATGCTATGATTAGTGCTTATGTGAAGGATTACCAAATTGAGGAGGCTGCCAGGTTGTTCAGTGACATGCCAAACAGGGATTCGTTTTCATGGACCACAATGATTGATGGTTATGTTCATGTTGGCCAGCTTGATAAGGCAAGGGAATTACTGAATCAAATGCCTTACAAGGATATTGCAGCGCAAACTGCAATGCTTTCTGGATACATTAAGAATAAAAGAATGGATGAAGCTTGTCAGGTTTTTAATGAGATAGCTGCTAGAGATGTTGTTTGTTGGAACACAATGATTGCAGGGTATTCACAGATGGGAAGAATGGATAAGGCTCTCAATCTATTCAAGGAGATGAAAGATAAAGATTTAGTCACTTGGAACACCTTGATCATTGGTTATGCTCAAATCAGAGAAATGGAAGAAGCGGTTAAGATATTCAATGGAATGAAGATAAAGAATGTAGTCTCTTGGAATTCATTGATAACAGGTTTCTTGCAGAATGGCTTATCAATGGATGCATTGACTACTTTCAAACTGATGGCTCATGAAGGAATAACACCTGATCATTCAACTTTTGCATGTAGTCTAAGTGCATGTGCCAATCTCGCAGCTTCGCAAGTTGGAAAGCAGATGCACAATAAGGTTTTGAAGAGTGGTCATTTAAATGATCTGTTTGTAGGGAATGCGTTGATCACCATGTATGCTAAATGTGGATGCATCTTGTGTGCTCAACTCATATTCGATGATCTTGATGAAGTTGATGTTATTTCTTGGAATTCTCTGATTACTGGGTATGCGTTAAATGGCTATGGAAAACAAGCCGTTCAACTCTTCCAACAAATGGTGTCAAAAGGTGTGCAACCCGATCATATCACCTTCATTGGGGTTTTATCTGGTTGTAGTCACATTGGCCTTGTTGACCAGGGCTTAAAATTGTTTAAACACATGACGGAAATTTACTCTATGGAACCTTTGGTTGAACATTATGCTTGCATTGTTGATATGTTAGGCCGTGCTGGGATGTTATCTGAAGCCTTTGAAGTGGTGAGGGGATTGAAGATCAGGGCAAATGCCGGAATATGGGGTGCATTGTTGGTTGCTTGCAAGGCTCGTGGGAATTTGAAGCTTGGTAAGATTGCTGCAGAGCAGCTTTCAGAATTTGAACCTCGTAAAACATCAAACTTTGTGTTGTTGGCAAACATGCAAGCTGATGCTGGTAGTTGGGATGAGGTCGAAAACACAAGGCTATCAATGAAATACACTGAAGCGGAGAAGCAACCAGGGTGCAGCTGGATTGAAGTTGGACATCAGTTACATTGCTTCCAGTCCAATATGCCAATGCAGCCGGAGACTGCAGAGGTTTACAGCAACTTAAAAACTTTAACCTCACAGATAAGTAACCTAGATTGCGTTTCTAACTTAATCGTCTCTGCTTGA
- the LOC108471423 gene encoding uncharacterized protein LOC108471423 — MEKLYNKDKVHPSPPSPTVRDHLSLLPATILSLVAALSFQDKEVLAYLISCCNTNSSSGFSAVTMVYDNKKEHDPRFECKCLRCYMCFWGRWDKSPNRELIHEVIEAYEEELLKKQAKKKKKKKKGRRKRVAVAEKGSAKVNKYVKKNCQIGDDEIIREVESEKGSIRKMARFIGDSIWGVLSL, encoded by the coding sequence ATGGAAAAGCTTTACAATAAAGACAAAGTGCACCCTTCTCCGCCATCACCAACCGTCCGCGACCACTTGTCTTTGCTCCCAGCCACGATTCTCAGCCTCGTCGCCGCCCTTTCTTTCCAAGACAAAGAAGTTCTAGCCTATCTCATCTCATGTTGCAACACCAACAGCAGCAGCGGCTTCTCCGCCGTAACCATGGTTTATGATAATAAGAAAGAGCATGATCCTAGGTTTGAGTGCAAatgtttgaggtgttacatgtgTTTCTGGGGACGTTGGGACAAATCTCCAAACCGTGAACTGATACATGAGGTTATCGAGGCGTACGAGGAAGAGTTGTTGAAGAAACAagctaagaagaagaagaagaagaaaaaaggtaGGAGAAAGAGAGTTGCAGTAGCTGAGAAAGGATCGGCTAAGGTGAATAAATATGTGAAAAAGAATTGCCAAATTGGTGATGATGAAATAATTAGGGAAGTCGAATCCGAAAAGGGTTCCATTAGGAAGATGGCTCGCTTCATTGGAGACAGTATTTGGGGAGTTTTGAGTTTGTAG